Part of the Deinococcus budaensis genome is shown below.
GTGAACATGGGCGTGTCCTGAAGGGTGTAGTTGCTGGCCTCGGTGTAGCGCAGGCGGTGGACGAGGTCCACGAACTCCTGCGGGTAGTCCGAGTCGAACGACACCACGAATTCCTGATCGTCGATGCCGTAGGAATACGAGGTGTTGATCCGCACGCCCTTGAAGGGACCCGAGGCGTGGATGTGCTCGTCCATCATGCCCTGGCGCGCCATCGGCGTGAGGTCGTACCACGCCCGCGTCTTCACGAAGGGATAGATGAACAGGAACTTGCCCTGCCCCGGCAGGATTTCCAGCCCGTGCCCGCTGCCCTCCACGCGGTTGACGTACTGGCTGCGCTTGTTCATGGAGATGAAGTTGTAGGGCTGGGTCAGGTAGCCCATCAGGCGGGTGCGGTTCAGCCGGGCCTGCGCCTCCTGAAAGTCGCGCACGTCGAAGGCGATGCGCCACAGCATGAAGTCCACGTCGCCGCGCACGCCGACCAGCGAGTAGCTGCGCTGGATGTGCCCCGCCTCGGCGGGGGCGTCCGTAACCCAGCCCGCTGCTGCGGCCAGGAACTCGGCCTTCAGCGCCTCGCGCTCGGGCAGGGGCAGGCGGCGGAAGCTGGGGTCGAGCTTGAAAAAGGCGTAGTTCAGGAACTGCCGCTGCGCCCGGTCCGGGTCACGCTGGGTCACCTGCCCGCTGGGGTCGAGGTCCACCATCATCTTGGGGCGGCCACCGGGGGCACCTCCAGGGCGGCCTCCTGCCGAGGGCGGCGTCTCCCCCACCTGGGTCGGCTTCTGCTCGTCGCCGCTCACTGGGCCACCGCCTGGCCGCGCAGGTCGTGCGTCAGGCCGAAGTTGGCGTGGTAGAGGGTCTGAATCCGGTCGTACTCGGCGTCCGTCAGCGGCGCGGCGTCAAAGGTCGCGGCGTATTCCTCCAGCCCCTTCTCGTCGTAGATGTTGGGCAGGACGCTCGCCATCGCCGGGGAGCGCAGCGCGAACTGGAGGGCGAGCTGGCCGATGGTCCGGCCCCGGCCCTCCACGAACTCGGCGCCAAGCTGCTCGACCTTCTTCAGGCCGTCTTCCATCCAGGCCTTGCGGCGGGCGTTGGTGGTCATGCGCCAGTTGCGGTGATCACCGGGTTCGAACTCGGTGTCGAGGGTCATGTAGCCTTCCAGCAGCCCGGAGGCGTGCGGCACGCGGGCCATCACACCCACACCTTCCTGCTCGGCCACCGGCAGAATCTGCTCGCCCAGCACCTGCTCCAGCAGGTTGTAGATGATCTGGGTGGGGGCGCGGCGCTCCCGGATGGAGGCGATGCCCTCCTCGATCTGCCGCTCGTTGAGCGCCGGACCCAGCGCGGTGCCGTAGGCGCGAATGAGGCCCTCGGCCTTGAGCTTTTCCAGCTCGGCCCACAGGTCATCCTGGCGAATCGCGTCCAGGCGGCAGTTGTGCAGCTGATAGTAGTCGATGTAGTCGGTGCCCAGCCGCTTCAGCGAGCCTTCGAGCGCCTTGCGGAGGTACCCGGGCGTCCAGTCGTGGGGGCGCTCCTGCTGGCCGGGGCGCTCGGGGTGGGTATAGATGTCGTAGCCGAACTTGGACCCGATCACGATCTTCTCGCGCACGTCGCCCAGCGCCCGGCGCTGAAGTTCCTCGGCGCGGCCCGAGGCGTAGGTGTCCGCGTTGTCGAAAAAGGTGATCCCGAGGTCGTAGGCCCGGCGCAGCAGGCGCACGGCCATGTCCTCGTCCTTGACGCCCCACCAGGTCGTGCCCACGGTCC
Proteins encoded:
- a CDS encoding chlorite dismutase family protein, encoding MMVDLDPSGQVTQRDPDRAQRQFLNYAFFKLDPSFRRLPLPEREALKAEFLAAAAGWVTDAPAEAGHIQRSYSLVGVRGDVDFMLWRIAFDVRDFQEAQARLNRTRLMGYLTQPYNFISMNKRSQYVNRVEGSGHGLEILPGQGKFLFIYPFVKTRAWYDLTPMARQGMMDEHIHASGPFKGVRINTSYSYGIDDQEFVVSFDSDYPQEFVDLVHRLRYTEASNYTLQDTPMFTCVKKDLDGVLNDLG
- a CDS encoding aldo/keto reductase, whose protein sequence is MQERKLLGTDLTVSAVGFGVWTVGTTWWGVKDEDMAVRLLRRAYDLGITFFDNADTYASGRAEELQRRALGDVREKIVIGSKFGYDIYTHPERPGQQERPHDWTPGYLRKALEGSLKRLGTDYIDYYQLHNCRLDAIRQDDLWAELEKLKAEGLIRAYGTALGPALNERQIEEGIASIRERRAPTQIIYNLLEQVLGEQILPVAEQEGVGVMARVPHASGLLEGYMTLDTEFEPGDHRNWRMTTNARRKAWMEDGLKKVEQLGAEFVEGRGRTIGQLALQFALRSPAMASVLPNIYDEKGLEEYAATFDAAPLTDAEYDRIQTLYHANFGLTHDLRGQAVAQ